CGGCATCGAAGTGACTGGGGATGGCGCAGATGATCTGATACTCGCCTGCCGCAGGGGCCGTGAACGTCTCGCTCTTGGAAGCTCCAGGCTCCACCTCTTCTTCCCAGTAAACGAAATCGGCCAGCAGTACTTCCTCGGTATCCGGAAGATCTGCTTCGCTGCTGATGGTGACGCCGGGCTTGAGTAGGACCCACTCATGCTCGACGGCGCCTTCGTTCGTCATGCTGATGGTGATTGTCTCACCTGCTGGGATCTCCCAGGAGGTCGGGCTGAATGCAAAGTCCTTGAGAGTGGCGTCGATCTCGGTGGCTGCTCCGCCACCACATCCGGATAACACGATGATCAAGCCGAGTACCGTCGATGCGAACACGCGCCGCGTAGTCATAGTTGGTCCTCCCCTTCAGTTGGATCCCACTGCCCGTTCGAGCAGATAGCCAATGGACCTTAGAACCTGTCGGCCAGAATTTCTACTGATTGG
This DNA window, taken from Acidimicrobiia bacterium, encodes the following:
- a CDS encoding cupredoxin domain-containing protein, with protein sequence MTTRRVFASTVLGLIIVLSGCGGGAATEIDATLKDFAFSPTSWEIPAGETITISMTNEGAVEHEWVLLKPGVTISSEADLPDTEEVLLADFVYWEEEVEPGASKSETFTAPAAGEYQIICAIPSHFDAGMEGTLTVVDEG